The proteins below are encoded in one region of Candidatus Polarisedimenticolia bacterium:
- the fsa gene encoding fructose-6-phosphate aldolase, giving the protein MKFFIDTANIEEIRKAASWGILDGVTTNPSLVAKEGKDFYEALKEICSIVPGPVSAEVVSTTTEEMIAEGRKLARIAKNITVKIPCIPAGIPAIKALSSEGIRINVTLIFSPTQALVSAKVGAAYVSPFVGRLDDISHVGMDLVRQIRTIFDNYDFPTEILAASIRNPIHVVDAAMAGADVATMPFSVIEALLKHPLTDVGLKKFLDDWKKLPQPARRD; this is encoded by the coding sequence ATGAAATTCTTCATCGATACGGCGAACATCGAGGAAATCCGCAAGGCGGCGAGCTGGGGCATCCTGGACGGGGTGACCACCAACCCCTCCCTCGTGGCGAAGGAAGGGAAAGACTTCTACGAGGCGCTCAAGGAGATCTGCTCCATCGTCCCGGGGCCGGTCAGCGCCGAGGTGGTCAGCACTACGACCGAGGAGATGATCGCTGAGGGCCGGAAGCTGGCCCGCATCGCCAAGAACATCACCGTGAAAATCCCCTGCATCCCCGCCGGCATCCCCGCCATCAAGGCGCTCTCCAGCGAGGGAATCCGGATCAACGTGACGCTCATCTTCTCGCCGACCCAGGCCCTCGTCTCCGCCAAGGTGGGGGCCGCCTACGTCAGCCCCTTTGTCGGCCGGCTGGACGACATCAGCCATGTCGGCATGGATCTGGTCCGCCAGATCCGGACGATCTTCGACAACTACGATTTCCCCACGGAGATCCTCGCCGCCAGCATCCGCAATCCGATCCACGTGGTGGACGCGGCCATGGCGGGCGCCGATGTGGCGACCATGCCGTTTTCCGTCATCGAGGCGCTGCTCAAGCACCCTCTGACCGACGTGGGATTGAAGAAATTCCTGGACGACTGGAAAAAGCTTCCCCAGCCGGCCCGCCGGGACTGA
- a CDS encoding DUF4147 domain-containing protein — MRSRRALRRDARAILKGALAECSVSRVFRARIGMHDSFLKAPDFEQRLPERNRTLILAAGKAAATMARSFLRIFPRGLGLHGLAVVPADSGRPPKSLRVRIGAHPYPSRRSERAGLDLMRRVRSARSGDTLVYLISGGASALAAVPLPGLLGIAEKRLLHRSLIESGLGIREINIVRKHFSAIKGGRLAALAPQADHLTFLWSDVAPGNPESVGGGPTLPDPSTWEEARSILTDSCILAALPAALRGRLDRRPWPETPKPGDPCFARLRWSVLADSGLLVDAAAREARQLGYATKVVRLDEGVSADALLDEFLKSPRDRSPGPRCLLAGGELRRESRGWKGRGGRAQDFAAAAAVRLQGSQGRLVLAAGSDGKDGSSPAAGAMADGATVARAARLGFDLAASRSRGDTYPVFEALGDALITGPTGNNLRDLYLLLDSPRR, encoded by the coding sequence GTGAGGTCCCGCCGCGCTCTTAGGCGAGACGCGCGGGCGATCCTGAAGGGAGCGCTCGCCGAGTGCTCCGTTTCCCGCGTCTTTCGGGCGCGGATCGGCATGCACGATAGCTTTCTCAAGGCCCCGGATTTCGAGCAGCGGCTGCCGGAAAGGAATCGGACTCTGATTCTGGCGGCAGGCAAAGCGGCCGCGACAATGGCGCGATCATTCCTCCGGATCTTCCCGCGCGGCCTGGGGCTTCACGGACTTGCGGTCGTCCCCGCCGACTCTGGACGTCCCCCGAAATCTCTGCGGGTCCGGATCGGCGCTCACCCGTATCCCTCCCGCCGCTCGGAGCGCGCCGGATTGGATCTGATGAGACGGGTGCGATCGGCGCGATCGGGCGATACGCTGGTTTACCTGATCTCGGGTGGCGCGTCGGCGCTGGCCGCCGTACCCCTGCCGGGCCTCCTGGGCATCGCCGAAAAGCGCCTCCTGCATCGCAGCCTGATCGAGAGCGGCCTGGGGATCCGCGAGATCAACATCGTCCGCAAGCACTTCTCGGCCATCAAGGGGGGGAGGCTGGCGGCGCTTGCTCCCCAAGCGGACCACCTGACGTTCTTATGGTCGGACGTTGCCCCCGGCAATCCGGAGTCAGTAGGCGGCGGGCCCACCCTTCCCGATCCCTCCACCTGGGAGGAGGCGCGCAGCATCCTGACCGATTCCTGCATCCTGGCGGCGCTCCCCGCCGCGCTGCGCGGGCGTCTGGATCGGCGACCATGGCCGGAGACTCCGAAGCCCGGCGACCCTTGCTTTGCGCGCCTTCGCTGGAGCGTCCTGGCCGACAGCGGCCTGCTGGTCGACGCGGCGGCGCGGGAAGCCCGGCAGCTTGGCTATGCGACGAAGGTGGTTCGCCTTGACGAAGGGGTCTCGGCCGACGCGCTGCTGGACGAATTCCTGAAGTCTCCGCGAGATCGAAGCCCGGGCCCTCGCTGCCTGCTGGCAGGAGGAGAGCTCCGGCGCGAGTCGCGGGGATGGAAGGGACGCGGCGGTCGAGCGCAGGATTTCGCCGCCGCCGCCGCCGTGCGCCTGCAGGGCAGCCAGGGGAGGCTGGTCCTCGCCGCCGGCAGCGACGGGAAGGACGGCAGCAGCCCGGCGGCCGGCGCCATGGCCGACGGCGCCACGGTGGCACGCGCCGCGCGTCTCGGATTCGATCTGGCGGCCAGCCGGTCGCGGGGCGACACCTACCCGGTCTTCGAGGCGCTGGGCGATGCGCTGATCACCGGCCCGACGGGGAACAACCTGCGCGATCTCTACCTGCTGCTCGATTCTCCCCGGCGCTGA
- the gyrA gene encoding DNA gyrase subunit A: protein MDENLTPPQPPDEKIPVNIEDEMRRSYLDYAMSVIIGRALPDIRDGFKPVHRRVLYAMHELNNDHDKPYKKSARVVGDVIGKFHPHGEAAVYDTIVRMAQDFSLRYPLVDGQGNFGSIDGDPPAAMRYTEVRMSKLAHEMLADIEKNTVDFGPNYDGSMREPLVLPSRFPNLLVNGSSGIAVGMATNIPPHNLSEICDAVVAVIKNPEITVDELLEIVPGPDFPTCGFICGRAGIRQAYRTGRGILQMRARAGVEEGKKDKTRIVITEIPYQVNKSRLIEQIAALVTEKRIEGIADIRDESDRDGIRVVLDLKRGEIADVILNNLYKYTQMQETFGVIFLAIVHNQPRILGLKELLDHFIEHRRDVIVRRTRFNLEKAEERAHILEGLKIALDNLDAIIALIRSAKTPGEAKESMRLRFKLSDIQAQAILDLRLQKLTSLERQKVLDEYAEVLQMIARYREILGNDQLVREIIVEEMLEIRKNFGDARRTQILDHAEEISVEELIAEEEMVVTLTHSGYIKRSPLAVYRSQNRGGKGRTGMTVRDEDFVEHLFVASTHDYFLIFTNKGRVHWLKVHEIPQVGAAAKGKALVNFIGMGEGEKMAALIATRDFPDDRYVVLATTRGTVKKTALSSFSHPRSGGIIALSIDEGDSLLDARITTGSSDLFLASNQGKAIRFAESEVRPMGRSAYGVRGMQLRSNDFLVEMDTLSRQGHILTVTERGLGKRTPVEEYRVTGRGGLGIINIRTTERGGNVIGVCEVQEDDQIMVVTQFGMVIRMAVSGISVHGRDTQGVRLINLEEGDVVVAVAKVVEKEEG, encoded by the coding sequence ATGGACGAGAACCTCACTCCCCCCCAGCCCCCGGACGAGAAGATACCGGTCAACATCGAAGACGAGATGCGGCGGTCCTACCTGGACTACGCCATGTCGGTCATCATCGGCCGGGCCCTGCCCGATATCCGGGACGGCTTCAAGCCGGTGCATCGCCGCGTGCTCTACGCGATGCACGAGCTCAACAACGACCACGACAAGCCCTACAAGAAGTCGGCGCGCGTGGTGGGAGACGTGATCGGCAAGTTCCACCCTCACGGCGAGGCGGCGGTGTACGACACGATCGTCCGCATGGCGCAGGACTTCTCGCTGCGCTATCCACTGGTGGACGGGCAGGGGAATTTCGGCTCGATCGACGGCGACCCGCCGGCGGCGATGCGCTACACCGAAGTGCGCATGTCCAAGCTGGCCCACGAGATGCTCGCCGACATCGAGAAGAACACCGTCGACTTCGGACCCAACTACGACGGCTCGATGAGGGAGCCCCTGGTGCTGCCGTCGCGCTTCCCAAACCTCCTGGTGAACGGCTCCTCGGGGATCGCGGTGGGCATGGCGACCAACATCCCGCCGCACAACCTCTCCGAGATCTGCGACGCCGTGGTCGCCGTCATCAAGAACCCCGAGATCACGGTGGACGAGCTCCTCGAGATCGTCCCGGGCCCCGACTTCCCGACGTGCGGGTTCATCTGCGGCCGCGCCGGCATCCGTCAGGCCTACCGCACCGGCCGCGGCATCCTGCAGATGCGCGCCCGTGCCGGCGTCGAGGAAGGGAAGAAGGACAAGACGCGCATCGTGATCACCGAGATCCCCTACCAGGTGAACAAGTCTCGGCTCATCGAGCAGATCGCAGCGCTGGTCACCGAGAAGCGCATCGAAGGGATTGCCGACATCCGCGACGAGTCGGACCGCGACGGCATCCGGGTGGTCCTCGACCTGAAGCGCGGCGAGATCGCCGACGTAATCCTGAACAACCTCTACAAGTACACCCAGATGCAGGAGACCTTCGGCGTCATCTTCCTGGCCATCGTCCACAATCAGCCGCGCATCCTGGGCCTCAAGGAGCTGCTGGATCACTTCATCGAGCACCGCCGCGACGTCATCGTCCGGCGCACCCGGTTCAACCTGGAAAAGGCCGAGGAGCGCGCGCACATCCTGGAAGGGCTGAAGATCGCGCTCGACAACCTGGATGCGATCATCGCCCTGATCCGCTCCGCCAAGACGCCGGGCGAGGCCAAGGAGTCGATGCGCCTCCGATTCAAGCTCTCCGACATCCAGGCCCAGGCGATTCTCGACCTGCGGCTGCAGAAGCTGACCTCGCTCGAGCGCCAGAAGGTGCTCGACGAATACGCGGAGGTCCTGCAGATGATCGCCCGCTATCGCGAAATCCTGGGGAACGACCAGCTGGTCCGGGAGATCATCGTCGAGGAGATGCTGGAGATCCGCAAGAATTTCGGCGACGCCCGGCGCACGCAGATCCTGGACCATGCCGAGGAGATCTCGGTCGAGGAGCTGATTGCCGAGGAGGAGATGGTCGTCACCCTGACCCACTCGGGCTACATCAAGCGCAGCCCGCTGGCGGTCTACCGCTCGCAGAACCGGGGCGGCAAGGGGCGCACCGGGATGACGGTGCGCGACGAGGATTTTGTCGAGCACCTCTTCGTCGCCTCCACGCACGACTACTTCCTGATCTTCACCAACAAGGGACGGGTGCACTGGCTCAAGGTGCACGAGATTCCGCAGGTGGGGGCGGCTGCCAAGGGGAAGGCGCTGGTGAACTTCATCGGCATGGGGGAAGGGGAGAAGATGGCGGCGCTGATCGCCACGCGCGACTTCCCCGACGACCGCTACGTCGTCCTGGCGACCACCCGCGGCACGGTGAAGAAGACCGCCTTGTCGTCATTCTCGCACCCGCGCAGCGGCGGCATCATCGCCTTGTCGATCGACGAGGGCGACTCGCTGCTGGATGCGCGCATCACCACCGGCTCCTCGGACCTCTTCCTGGCGAGCAACCAGGGCAAGGCGATCCGCTTCGCGGAGAGCGAGGTCCGGCCGATGGGCCGCAGCGCCTACGGCGTCCGGGGCATGCAGCTGAGGAGCAACGATTTCCTGGTTGAGATGGACACCCTGTCCCGCCAGGGCCACATCCTGACGGTGACCGAGCGCGGCCTCGGCAAGCGCACTCCCGTGGAGGAATATCGCGTCACCGGCCGCGGAGGCCTCGGCATCATCAACATCCGCACCACCGAGAGGGGCGGCAACGTCATCGGCGTCTGCGAGGTCCAGGAAGACGACCAGATCATGGTCGTGACCCAGTTCGGAATGGTGATTAGAATGGCGGTGAGCGGCATCTCCGTCCACGGAAGAGACACCCAGGGTGTCCGCCTCATCAACCTCGAGGAAGGGGACGTGGTGGTCGCGGTGGCCAAGGTGGTCGAAAAAGAAGAAGGCTGA
- the gyrB gene encoding DNA topoisomerase (ATP-hydrolyzing) subunit B: MEQQIRRVGTDDRYDASNIKVLEGLEAVRKRPAMYIGNTAVEGLHQLVYEVVDNSIDESLAGYCNQIQVSIHLDGSVTVVDNGRGIPVEEHPQEKRPAAEVVMTKLHAGGKFDNETYKVSGGLHGVGVSVVNALSEFLELEIWRDGKVYQQRYERGKPGEFRQTGTTKRRGTMVTFKPDGEIFEVTQVSFDVLSQRLRELAFLNEGVEISIEDERNEKKHSFNYQGGIISFVSHLNKNKVCLHPDPVYLKGEKDAVIAEIALQYNDGYNENIFSFANSINTHEGGSHLSGFKSALTRTINNYLSKLNNKDKITLSGEDVREGLTAVLSVRLPMPQFEGQTKTKLGNSEVKGIVETLVNDRLSAHFEENPSVARKIVEKAMDAARAREAARKARDLTRRKGALDAWSLPGKLADCQERDPAMAEIYLVEGDSAGGSAKQGRDRRYQAILPLRGKILNVEKARFDKMLSSQEIRTIITALGTGIGEDDYDVSKLRYHKVIIMTDADVDGAHIRTLLLTFFYRQMRDVIERGHLCIAQPPLYKVKKGKTERYLGNDRELSHFLMTKAAEEVTVRVPGTSASEIKGKALSRTLERLAEYKHLMDLLARRGFEEPIVEVLLEEDVHDVSTFQNPEALEKIRGRVQQSGRNVEDLEKDEEHNLFRFAYKTRIRSVPQATISWDLVSSIEYRSLRQLNREMVELAKPPFLVSLNGSETAIESKRALLDHLLDEGKKGLSIQRYKGLGEMNPGQLWETTMNPETRKLLKVSISDAVEADSIFTVLMGDQVEPRRKFIEDNALDVRNLDI, encoded by the coding sequence ATGGAGCAGCAGATCCGCAGGGTGGGCACCGACGATCGCTACGACGCCAGCAACATCAAGGTGCTGGAGGGCCTCGAGGCGGTCCGCAAGCGCCCCGCCATGTACATCGGCAACACCGCGGTGGAAGGGCTCCACCAGCTGGTGTACGAGGTTGTGGACAACAGCATCGACGAGTCGCTGGCCGGATACTGCAACCAGATCCAGGTGAGCATCCACCTGGACGGCTCGGTCACGGTGGTCGACAACGGACGCGGCATCCCGGTCGAGGAGCATCCCCAGGAGAAGCGTCCGGCGGCCGAGGTGGTCATGACGAAGCTGCACGCCGGCGGCAAGTTCGACAATGAGACCTACAAGGTTTCCGGCGGGCTGCACGGCGTAGGCGTCTCCGTGGTGAACGCCCTTTCGGAGTTCCTGGAGCTGGAAATCTGGAGGGACGGCAAGGTCTACCAGCAGCGCTACGAGCGCGGCAAGCCGGGCGAGTTCCGCCAGACGGGGACCACCAAGCGGCGCGGCACCATGGTCACCTTCAAGCCGGACGGCGAGATCTTCGAGGTGACCCAGGTCTCCTTCGACGTGCTTTCGCAGCGGCTGCGCGAGCTGGCGTTCCTCAACGAAGGGGTTGAGATCTCGATTGAGGACGAGCGGAACGAGAAGAAGCACAGCTTCAACTACCAGGGCGGCATCATCTCCTTCGTCTCCCACCTGAACAAGAACAAGGTCTGCCTGCATCCCGACCCCGTCTACCTGAAGGGCGAGAAGGACGCGGTCATCGCCGAGATCGCGCTGCAGTACAACGACGGGTACAACGAGAACATCTTCAGCTTCGCGAACTCGATCAACACCCACGAAGGCGGCAGCCACCTCAGCGGCTTCAAGTCAGCGCTCACCCGCACCATCAACAACTACCTGAGCAAGCTCAATAACAAGGACAAGATCACCTTGAGCGGCGAGGACGTGCGCGAAGGCCTCACCGCCGTCCTGAGCGTCCGGCTCCCCATGCCCCAGTTCGAAGGGCAGACCAAGACCAAGCTCGGCAACAGCGAGGTGAAGGGGATCGTCGAGACGCTGGTGAACGATCGGTTGTCGGCCCATTTCGAGGAGAATCCCTCGGTCGCCCGCAAGATCGTCGAGAAGGCGATGGACGCCGCGCGCGCCCGCGAGGCGGCCCGCAAGGCCCGGGACCTGACCCGGCGCAAAGGTGCGCTCGACGCCTGGTCGCTGCCGGGCAAGCTGGCCGACTGCCAGGAGCGGGATCCGGCGATGGCCGAGATCTATCTGGTGGAGGGCGATTCGGCGGGCGGGTCGGCCAAGCAGGGCCGGGACCGGCGCTACCAGGCAATCCTCCCGCTGCGCGGGAAGATCCTCAACGTCGAGAAGGCGCGCTTCGACAAGATGCTGTCGAGCCAGGAAATCCGCACCATCATCACGGCCCTTGGCACCGGCATCGGCGAAGACGACTACGACGTCTCCAAGCTGCGTTATCACAAGGTCATCATCATGACCGACGCCGACGTCGACGGGGCCCACATCCGGACGCTGCTGCTCACCTTTTTCTACCGCCAGATGCGCGACGTCATCGAGCGCGGCCACCTGTGCATTGCCCAGCCTCCCCTGTACAAGGTGAAAAAGGGGAAGACGGAGCGCTACCTGGGGAACGACCGCGAGCTCAGCCATTTCCTGATGACAAAAGCGGCCGAGGAGGTGACGGTGCGCGTCCCCGGGACCTCGGCCAGCGAGATCAAGGGGAAGGCCTTGAGCCGGACCCTGGAGCGCCTGGCCGAGTACAAGCACCTGATGGACCTCCTGGCGCGGCGTGGCTTCGAGGAGCCGATTGTGGAGGTTTTGCTGGAGGAGGACGTCCACGACGTCTCGACCTTCCAGAACCCCGAGGCCCTGGAGAAGATCCGCGGCCGCGTCCAGCAGAGCGGCCGGAACGTGGAGGACCTCGAGAAGGACGAGGAGCACAACCTGTTCCGCTTCGCTTACAAGACCCGGATCCGGTCCGTCCCCCAGGCCACCATCTCGTGGGACCTGGTCTCCTCGATCGAATACCGTAGCCTGCGACAGCTCAACCGCGAGATGGTGGAGCTGGCGAAGCCGCCCTTCCTGGTCTCCCTGAACGGCTCCGAGACCGCCATCGAGAGCAAGCGCGCCCTGCTGGACCACCTCCTCGACGAAGGTAAGAAGGGGTTGTCGATCCAGCGCTACAAGGGACTCGGCGAGATGAACCCCGGGCAGCTCTGGGAGACCACCATGAATCCGGAGACCCGCAAGCTGCTCAAGGTGAGCATCTCCGACGCGGTCGAAGCCGATTCGATCTTCACGGTCCTCATGGGCGACCAGGTCGAGCCGCGCCGCAAGTTCATCGAGGACAACGCCCTGGACGTGCGCAACCTGGACATCTGA
- a CDS encoding biotin/lipoyl-containing protein — protein MSLEVRVGGSKRRVELRREGNRYLGRVGERQVEAEVVERGPASLLIRLGDRTFDITCDTRGSRHFLDFGTQQVAIEILDPLRGGEASLDGEASGKADVRAAMPGKVVSVKAKVGDTVSRGQGLLVLEAMKMENEVPAPRAGTITAIEVAAGQTVETGALLATVE, from the coding sequence ATGAGCCTGGAAGTCCGGGTCGGCGGGAGCAAGCGACGTGTCGAGCTGCGCCGGGAAGGGAACCGTTACCTGGGGCGCGTGGGAGAGCGTCAGGTTGAGGCGGAGGTTGTGGAGAGGGGTCCCGCCTCGCTCCTGATCCGGCTCGGCGATCGCACCTTCGACATCACCTGCGACACCCGCGGATCGCGCCACTTCCTGGACTTCGGAACGCAACAAGTGGCGATCGAGATCCTCGACCCTCTGCGGGGCGGCGAGGCTTCATTGGACGGCGAGGCTTCCGGCAAGGCCGATGTGCGCGCCGCGATGCCAGGCAAAGTGGTGAGCGTGAAGGCGAAAGTCGGCGATACGGTGTCGCGTGGACAGGGATTGCTGGTCCTGGAGGCGATGAAGATGGAGAACGAGGTTCCGGCTCCCCGAGCGGGAACGATCACGGCGATCGAGGTCGCGGCGGGGCAGACCGTGGAGACCGGGGCACTCCTGGCGACGGTGGAGTAA
- a CDS encoding HU family DNA-binding protein, with the protein MNKADLIEKIAKDVRISKTTAGKTLDSLVDGVTKSLKKGERVALVGFGTFSISKRKARVGRNPQTGETIQIKARRVARFRPGKELAASIK; encoded by the coding sequence ATGAACAAGGCCGATCTCATCGAGAAGATTGCGAAGGACGTCCGAATAAGCAAGACCACGGCTGGCAAGACTCTGGATTCGCTGGTGGATGGCGTGACCAAGTCTCTTAAGAAGGGAGAGAGAGTGGCGCTGGTGGGTTTCGGCACTTTCTCCATCTCCAAGAGAAAGGCGCGGGTCGGGCGCAATCCCCAGACGGGCGAGACGATTCAAATCAAGGCGCGCCGGGTCGCCAGGTTCCGCCCCGGCAAGGAGCTCGCAGCCTCCATCAAGTAG
- a CDS encoding acetyl-CoA carboxylase biotin carboxylase subunit, producing the protein MPTTRRRSAAPRRALFGKILIANRGEIAARVIRTCRRLGIKTAAVCSEADRGALHARMADEVLEIGPAPSAQSYLDQEAILRAARRCGADAIHPGYGFLSENPEFAEACGRAGVVFIGPSGGSMRKLGNKIEARRRMIAAGVPVVPGLQGKKLSEEDFRRWAKKSGYPILLKAAAGGGGRGMRVVRSPEALPAALSAARGEARGAFGDDTVFAERYLERSRHIELQVLVDERGSGVSLGERECSIQRRHQKLVEETPSPVVDETLRRKLGRWALTACKASGYTNAGTVEFIRDSEGRFYFLEINARLQVEHPVTEMVLGLDLVEAQIRIASGEPLPVPTKGLRPRGWALECRIQAEDPENGFIPSPGPIRYYRPPEGPRVRVDAGVAEGDEVSRHYDSLLAKLIVWGKDRLSAIRTMEVALAEFRIAGVPTTIPFHRRVMADSEFRSGEIDTGYVERLLSRQPPALDEELEAAALVAAAVLHRRGASRPLPANPSATNAWTLAGRQAMQGRWGLTNPWRG; encoded by the coding sequence ATGCCCACGACCCGCCGCCGCTCCGCCGCGCCGCGCCGCGCGCTCTTCGGGAAGATCCTGATTGCCAACCGGGGCGAGATCGCGGCGCGCGTGATCCGTACCTGCCGGCGCCTGGGAATCAAGACCGCCGCCGTCTGCTCCGAGGCGGACCGCGGCGCGCTGCACGCCCGCATGGCCGACGAGGTGCTGGAAATAGGGCCGGCTCCCTCGGCCCAGAGCTATCTCGACCAGGAGGCGATCCTGCGCGCCGCTCGGCGGTGCGGCGCGGACGCCATCCACCCAGGCTACGGGTTCCTCTCGGAGAACCCGGAGTTCGCGGAAGCCTGCGGGCGCGCCGGCGTGGTCTTCATCGGTCCGTCGGGCGGATCGATGCGCAAACTGGGGAACAAGATCGAGGCTCGCCGGCGCATGATTGCGGCCGGGGTTCCGGTGGTCCCGGGGCTGCAGGGAAAGAAGCTGAGCGAGGAGGACTTCCGCCGCTGGGCGAAGAAGTCCGGCTATCCGATTCTCCTCAAGGCGGCCGCCGGAGGAGGCGGACGCGGCATGCGGGTGGTGCGCTCGCCGGAGGCCCTGCCGGCGGCACTCTCCGCCGCCCGCGGGGAGGCCCGCGGCGCCTTCGGCGATGACACGGTTTTTGCGGAGCGCTACCTGGAGCGCTCGCGACACATCGAATTGCAGGTGCTCGTCGATGAGCGCGGCTCGGGGGTCTCGCTGGGAGAGCGGGAATGCTCGATCCAGCGGCGGCACCAGAAGCTGGTGGAGGAAACCCCCTCGCCCGTGGTGGACGAAACGCTGCGCCGCAAGCTCGGACGCTGGGCGCTGACCGCCTGCAAGGCTTCGGGCTACACCAACGCCGGCACCGTCGAGTTCATCCGCGACTCCGAGGGGCGCTTCTATTTCCTCGAGATCAACGCGCGCCTGCAAGTCGAGCATCCCGTGACCGAGATGGTGCTGGGACTGGATCTCGTCGAGGCGCAGATCCGGATCGCCTCGGGCGAGCCGCTGCCGGTCCCGACGAAAGGACTGCGACCCCGTGGCTGGGCCCTCGAGTGCCGCATCCAGGCGGAGGACCCGGAGAACGGCTTCATCCCTTCTCCCGGCCCGATCCGTTACTACCGGCCGCCGGAAGGACCGCGCGTCCGGGTGGATGCCGGGGTGGCGGAAGGGGACGAAGTCTCGAGACACTACGACTCGCTCCTCGCCAAGCTGATCGTGTGGGGGAAGGACCGCCTGTCGGCGATCCGGACGATGGAAGTGGCGCTGGCGGAGTTCCGGATCGCGGGCGTCCCGACCACCATCCCTTTCCATCGCCGGGTGATGGCCGATTCCGAGTTCCGGTCGGGGGAGATCGATACCGGCTACGTCGAGCGCCTGTTGTCGCGCCAACCTCCCGCGCTGGACGAAGAGCTGGAGGCTGCGGCCCTGGTGGCGGCGGCGGTCCTGCATCGGCGCGGCGCATCCCGGCCACTCCCTGCAAACCCGTCCGCCACGAATGCCTGGACGCTCGCCGGGAGACAGGCGATGCAAGGCCGCTGGGGCCTGACGAACCCCTGGAGAGGATGA
- a CDS encoding carboxyl transferase domain-containing protein, whose translation MSSHHLDELRRRNREAEEGGGAERIARQHQEGKLTARERVELLLDADTFEEFDKFVTHRSRDFGMEKTVIPGDGVITGHGLVEGRPIFVFAQDFTVFGGSLSETYAAKICKIMDMAMRVGAPIVGLNDSGGARIQEGVVSLAGYADIFLRNTLASGVVPQLSAIMGPCAGGAVYSPAITDFNVMVEKTSYMFITGPEVIKTVTHEEVTKERLGGAMTHNQSSGVAHFAARDDRACLALLRDLLGYLPSNNMADPPQRDTRDDPRREDPALDKLIPENPNQPYDMKDLIHTVVDEEKFLEVHEHFARNLVVGFARLGGRVAGIVANQPAVLAGTLDIDASVKGARFVRFCDAFNIPLVVFEDVPGFLPGVAQELGGIIRHGAKLLYAFAEATVPKITVITRKSYGGAYCVMASKQIRTDLNFAYPSAEIAVMGPEGAVSIIHRRELESADHPEKLRQQKVEEFRSKFANPYVAAERGFLDEIIEPRITRPKLIASLALLSTKRDLNPPKKHGNIPL comes from the coding sequence ATGTCCTCGCATCACCTGGATGAGCTGCGCCGCAGGAACCGCGAGGCGGAGGAAGGCGGCGGCGCCGAGCGCATCGCCCGCCAGCACCAGGAAGGCAAGCTGACCGCCCGCGAGCGGGTGGAGCTCCTCCTGGACGCCGACACCTTCGAGGAATTCGACAAGTTCGTCACCCACCGCAGCCGCGACTTCGGCATGGAGAAGACCGTCATCCCGGGGGACGGGGTCATTACAGGCCACGGCCTGGTCGAGGGCCGGCCGATTTTCGTGTTCGCCCAGGATTTCACCGTCTTCGGCGGATCGCTCTCGGAGACCTACGCCGCGAAGATTTGCAAGATCATGGATATGGCGATGCGCGTCGGGGCCCCGATTGTCGGGCTCAACGACTCGGGAGGTGCCCGCATCCAGGAAGGGGTGGTCTCCCTGGCGGGCTATGCCGACATCTTCCTCCGCAATACCCTCGCCTCCGGAGTGGTGCCGCAGCTATCCGCCATCATGGGGCCATGCGCCGGGGGCGCGGTCTACTCTCCCGCCATCACCGACTTCAACGTGATGGTGGAGAAGACCAGCTACATGTTCATCACCGGTCCGGAGGTGATCAAGACGGTCACGCACGAGGAGGTAACCAAGGAGCGCCTGGGCGGGGCGATGACCCACAACCAGTCCAGCGGGGTGGCCCATTTCGCGGCGCGCGACGACCGCGCCTGTCTGGCCCTGCTGCGGGACCTTCTCGGCTATCTTCCTTCCAATAACATGGCCGATCCCCCGCAGCGCGACACCCGGGACGATCCGCGGCGCGAGGATCCGGCGCTGGACAAGCTGATCCCCGAAAACCCGAACCAGCCTTACGACATGAAGGACCTGATCCACACGGTGGTGGACGAGGAGAAGTTCCTCGAGGTGCACGAGCACTTCGCTCGCAACCTCGTGGTGGGCTTCGCGCGGCTCGGGGGCAGGGTGGCCGGCATCGTGGCGAACCAGCCGGCGGTCCTGGCCGGGACCCTGGACATCGATGCCTCGGTGAAAGGCGCGCGCTTCGTGCGCTTCTGCGACGCGTTCAACATCCCCCTGGTTGTCTTCGAGGACGTTCCCGGTTTCCTGCCCGGGGTCGCCCAGGAGCTTGGCGGAATCATCCGCCATGGAGCCAAGCTCCTGTACGCCTTCGCGGAGGCGACCGTTCCGAAGATCACGGTGATCACGCGTAAGTCCTACGGCGGCGCCTACTGCGTTATGGCCAGCAAGCAGATCCGCACCGATCTCAACTTCGCCTATCCCAGCGCCGAGATCGCGGTGATGGGACCGGAGGGGGCGGTGAGCATCATCCATCGGCGCGAGCTCGAGTCGGCCGACCATCCCGAGAAACTGCGCCAGCAGAAGGTGGAGGAGTTCCGCAGCAAGTTCGCCAATCCCTACGTGGCGGCCGAGCGCGGCTTCCTCGACGAGATCATCGAGCCGCGCATCACGCGGCCCAAGCTGATCGCCTCGCTGGCGCTGTTGTCGACCAAGCGCGACCTGAACCCTCCCAAGAAGCACGGCAACATCCCTCTCTGA